The following proteins come from a genomic window of Pectobacterium actinidiae:
- a CDS encoding ParB N-terminal domain-containing protein, translated as MFEGMTYQIALTPVQFLLPSENVDMSNVECLMEDICRCGCWTTPVPIEKQTGIIMDGNHRLRAATELGLKHIPCALLDYEDPRVSVYHWKTGQPFCKNLIMQTIVTEKSLFPYKTTRHLFQPALPSVSVVLDELMR; from the coding sequence ATGTTTGAAGGTATGACCTACCAGATTGCTCTTACGCCCGTGCAGTTCCTGCTTCCCTCTGAAAATGTCGATATGTCGAACGTGGAATGTCTGATGGAGGATATTTGCCGCTGCGGATGTTGGACGACGCCTGTACCGATAGAGAAACAAACCGGAATTATTATGGATGGCAATCATCGACTGCGTGCGGCCACCGAATTGGGATTAAAGCATATTCCCTGTGCGCTGCTCGATTACGAAGATCCCCGCGTGTCTGTTTACCATTGGAAGACCGGGCAGCCTTTTTGCAAGAATTTGATTATGCAGACGATTGTGACAGAAAAGAGTCTGTTTCCTTACAAAACGACGCGTCACCTTTTTCAGCCCGCGCTGCCGTCAGTGAGCGTGGTGCTGGATGAA
- a CDS encoding ABC transporter substrate-binding protein has protein sequence MCNRWTRQHCRWLLLSALLMVGLSPLAGQAEQTAQTSTVIKDVLGREVRVNTPVQRVMLGEGRQLYLVAMLDREDPAKRIVAWRRDLIQSDPATWHQYRDRFPQLTKIPTFDGTEKGTFDVEQAVSLKPDVIIMNIEAQRAIVDAGYDRILDSVGIPIVYVDFRYHPLENTAPTMRLFGKLFNQEARAEAFLAFREAQLKRVSDVLAAKKPHSPRIFIERLGGYTDECCLTFGRDNFGKFVQLAGGDNVAAKSAPNTFMQMHPEQVIVENPEIVVITSGNFEAFVPGGRWIGLGPGQDMTEGRKRLEWFLGRPAYTNTIAKQKRAFHAIWHQFYNGPYDFIAIQQLAEWFHPDLFRDLNADDTFRQLHQQFLPVDYQPGYFVSLAP, from the coding sequence ATGTGTAATCGTTGGACGCGGCAACATTGCCGTTGGTTATTGCTGAGTGCGCTGTTGATGGTCGGCCTGTCGCCGCTGGCTGGTCAGGCCGAACAAACTGCGCAAACCTCAACCGTCATCAAGGACGTGTTGGGGCGCGAAGTGAGAGTCAACACGCCGGTGCAGCGCGTTATGCTGGGAGAGGGGCGTCAGCTTTATCTGGTCGCGATGCTCGACAGGGAAGATCCGGCGAAAAGGATTGTCGCCTGGCGGCGCGATCTGATTCAGTCCGATCCAGCAACGTGGCACCAGTATCGCGATCGTTTTCCTCAACTGACGAAAATCCCGACGTTTGACGGCACGGAAAAGGGCACGTTTGACGTGGAACAGGCGGTGTCGCTGAAGCCGGACGTTATCATTATGAACATTGAGGCGCAGCGGGCGATTGTCGATGCGGGCTACGATCGGATATTGGACAGCGTCGGCATTCCGATTGTGTATGTCGATTTTCGCTATCACCCGTTGGAAAACACCGCGCCGACCATGCGCCTGTTCGGCAAGCTGTTTAATCAGGAAGCGCGTGCCGAAGCGTTTCTCGCCTTTCGCGAGGCGCAGTTAAAACGCGTTTCCGACGTGCTGGCGGCGAAAAAACCGCACTCACCACGCATTTTTATTGAGCGATTGGGCGGCTACACCGATGAATGCTGCCTGACCTTCGGCCGGGATAATTTCGGTAAGTTTGTGCAACTGGCCGGTGGCGATAACGTCGCGGCGAAAAGTGCGCCGAACACGTTCATGCAGATGCACCCTGAACAGGTGATTGTGGAAAACCCGGAAATTGTGGTGATCACCAGCGGCAACTTTGAGGCCTTTGTGCCCGGTGGACGCTGGATTGGTCTGGGGCCGGGGCAGGATATGACGGAAGGACGCAAGCGTCTCGAATGGTTTCTGGGGCGACCTGCCTATACCAACACCATCGCAAAACAGAAACGGGCGTTCCACGCCATCTGGCATCAGTTTTACAACGGCCCCTATGATTTCATCGCGATTCAGCAACTGGCTGAGTGGTTTCACCCTGACCTGTTCCGCGATCTCAATGCGGATGACACCTTCCGCCAGCTTCATCAGCAATTTTTACCGGTTGACTACCAGCCGGGCTATTTCGTCAGTCTTGCGCCGTAA
- a CDS encoding MFS transporter — translation MRLSGQVAFIIHFMFVVQLVAMGAMEMSGPFWPLHLESMSSGAELSIAGIAVYVGPMLGIMLTSAFWGRMGDRLGNKAMMIRALFGLALTQLGLAWANDIWTIVALRFIQGACAGYIAPAQAYGVAVVSPLQRTRLFAWLQVSTNVGSLLGAIVGGLILDYLNFFWINLSAAILCALCGITVALFLPHVAPEAPAAPPADAQAKDIPRTRLWALSPIPGLLLISGLLLTSRMIPQTPFSLYMDGFFQVDKWIIGLCYGLQATGVIVSASLWARYFENLSLSQTLSRLCGVMLACAIVTLTAATILNIAIFIPLYFLWGVLLGATTPVLMALISRAAGAGQQGYILGVAQSVSQFASILGISLGGLVLYSPGLRSLFFCVGAAYLVTFLVSLMLLRRLRRQAEKHDSLSTKGNIENV, via the coding sequence ATGCGCTTGAGTGGGCAGGTCGCGTTCATCATCCACTTTATGTTTGTCGTACAGCTGGTGGCGATGGGGGCGATGGAGATGAGCGGGCCGTTTTGGCCGCTGCATCTGGAAAGTATGTCATCCGGTGCGGAACTGAGTATCGCGGGGATTGCCGTCTACGTCGGGCCGATGCTGGGCATTATGCTGACCAGCGCCTTCTGGGGACGGATGGGCGACCGGCTGGGCAACAAAGCCATGATGATCCGTGCGCTGTTCGGGCTGGCGTTAACCCAGCTCGGGCTGGCATGGGCAAATGATATCTGGACGATAGTCGCGCTACGTTTTATTCAGGGAGCCTGTGCGGGCTATATCGCACCTGCGCAGGCTTACGGTGTTGCGGTGGTTAGCCCGTTACAGCGCACGCGGCTGTTCGCCTGGCTTCAGGTCTCCACTAACGTGGGATCGCTGCTGGGCGCGATTGTCGGCGGGTTGATTCTCGATTACCTGAACTTCTTCTGGATCAACCTGAGTGCGGCGATCCTGTGCGCGCTGTGCGGCATTACCGTGGCGCTATTTCTGCCGCATGTTGCCCCCGAGGCTCCTGCTGCTCCGCCTGCGGACGCGCAGGCGAAAGACATTCCCCGCACACGGCTTTGGGCGCTGTCGCCGATTCCCGGTTTGCTGCTGATTTCCGGCCTGTTGCTGACCAGCCGCATGATCCCGCAAACGCCGTTTTCCCTCTATATGGATGGCTTCTTTCAGGTGGATAAGTGGATTATCGGGCTGTGTTATGGCTTGCAGGCGACGGGCGTGATTGTTTCTGCGTCGCTGTGGGCGCGCTATTTTGAAAACCTTTCGCTGTCGCAGACGCTGAGCCGTCTGTGTGGGGTGATGCTGGCCTGCGCCATCGTGACGTTGACGGCGGCTACGATCCTGAATATTGCGATTTTCATCCCGCTTTATTTCCTGTGGGGCGTGCTGCTGGGGGCGACGACGCCTGTTCTGATGGCGTTGATTTCCCGTGCGGCTGGGGCTGGGCAGCAGGGTTACATACTCGGTGTGGCGCAAAGCGTCAGCCAGTTTGCCTCAATTCTGGGCATTTCTTTGGGCGGATTGGTGCTCTACTCCCCCGGACTACGTTCGCTGTTCTTCTGCGTTGGTGCCGCTTATCTGGTGACCTTTCTGGTCTCTCTGATGCTGCTACGACGCCTGCGGAGACAGGCGGAAAAACATGACTCTCTCTCGACGAAGGGAAATATCGAAAATGTGTAA
- a CDS encoding NAD/NADP-dependent octopine/nopaline dehydrogenase family protein, with translation MTETLSGQPLNVVICGAGKTGHLATVLFKQLPDVKVTLLGSHPRLPEAYQQHGKRLHALLPDGETLIATPDCVTCDPAEACRDADVVIITVPANFRADLLARIAPHLPADKPVYVGAIPGFCGFDWLAERELAARPNAVIWGMKDVAHIAFDLLLGQSIKMGGEKATLYVATHRRETAESQQALMVLLQRLYSAPVVLLPDYLEITLTPGNPIMHSAVIYGLIGPYGQWHARPLSQPLCWWNDCPELGAYYLERMDEENQRLCAALETRLGVRLDSVLPLKQEIIDAYGDQIADAHTMLSVLRTNQAYHGIGLPLRKYDAGGYVFDTQHRVFQEDIAYGLSLLVTIAENLAVSVPYIEEVYRWCSDYMGASTQERPDYFPSQWLK, from the coding sequence ATGACCGAAACGCTGAGCGGGCAACCGCTTAACGTGGTGATTTGCGGGGCCGGCAAGACCGGCCATCTCGCCACAGTGCTGTTTAAACAACTGCCGGACGTCAAAGTGACGTTACTGGGTAGCCATCCTCGTTTGCCGGAAGCCTATCAGCAGCACGGTAAACGGCTACACGCGCTGCTGCCGGATGGCGAGACGCTGATTGCCACGCCGGACTGTGTGACCTGCGACCCGGCGGAAGCCTGCCGCGATGCGGATGTCGTGATTATTACCGTTCCTGCCAATTTCCGCGCCGATCTTCTGGCGCGGATCGCCCCCCATCTGCCCGCCGACAAGCCGGTTTACGTTGGCGCGATCCCCGGTTTTTGCGGTTTTGACTGGCTGGCCGAACGTGAGCTGGCTGCTCGTCCAAATGCGGTGATTTGGGGAATGAAGGACGTCGCGCACATCGCGTTTGATTTGCTGCTGGGTCAGTCGATCAAAATGGGCGGCGAAAAGGCCACGCTGTATGTTGCCACGCATCGGCGCGAAACGGCTGAGAGCCAGCAGGCGCTGATGGTGCTGCTGCAACGGCTCTATTCCGCGCCAGTGGTGCTATTGCCGGATTATCTGGAGATCACGCTGACGCCGGGTAACCCGATTATGCACAGTGCGGTGATTTATGGCCTGATTGGCCCCTACGGTCAATGGCATGCCAGACCGTTATCGCAGCCGCTTTGCTGGTGGAATGATTGCCCGGAGCTTGGTGCCTATTATCTGGAGCGCATGGACGAAGAGAACCAGCGGCTGTGTGCGGCGTTGGAAACGCGGCTTGGCGTGCGGCTGGATTCTGTGCTGCCGCTCAAGCAGGAAATTATCGATGCTTATGGCGATCAGATTGCCGATGCCCACACGATGCTCTCCGTGCTGCGCACCAATCAGGCTTACCACGGCATCGGTTTGCCGCTGCGAAAGTATGATGCTGGCGGGTACGTGTTTGATACGCAGCATCGGGTGTTTCAGGAGGATATCGCCTACGGCCTAAGCCTGCTGGTGACGATTGCGGAGAATCTGGCGGTTAGCGTGCCATACATTGAGGAAGTCTACCGGTGGTGCAGCGATTACATGGGCGCGTCCACGCAGGAGCGTCCCGACTATTTTCCGTCACAGTGGCTGAAATGA
- a CDS encoding PLP-dependent cysteine synthase family protein produces the protein MILNKVTDLIGNTPVIQIPVPYRDARLFLKVEKNNPGGSMKDRMARNMIVAGLKSGKIRPGGTIVESSSGNTGIGLALASIEYGLRFIAVVDHHAAQDKIAIMRALGAEIRYVSGDYGEDEVAVVERQRMAAQLAQEIPGAVFMNQSDNAANAGGYADFVRELFSQIGKIDAFVGCVGTGGSMTGISHGLKVHNPDITTIAVEPVGSIVFGHPGKPYYQSGTGTPAGDTVGLVLDYSCIDCGEQVSDTQAFETARYIARHYGLLVGGSTGGVIYKALELIYQDRIGGNVVLAIADGGEKYLHTVFNEEWLAARNLIDSGVWHDLDRWLGNAISLEQAS, from the coding sequence ATGATCCTGAATAAAGTAACTGATTTGATTGGTAATACGCCCGTTATACAAATTCCTGTCCCTTACAGGGATGCGCGTTTGTTTTTAAAAGTGGAGAAGAACAATCCCGGCGGCAGCATGAAGGATCGCATGGCGCGAAACATGATTGTCGCTGGATTGAAGTCAGGCAAAATTCGTCCCGGCGGTACTATTGTCGAGTCGTCATCGGGGAATACCGGCATCGGGCTGGCGCTGGCGTCGATTGAATACGGTCTGCGCTTTATCGCCGTGGTCGATCATCATGCGGCACAGGACAAAATTGCCATCATGCGCGCGCTCGGGGCGGAAATTCGCTATGTTTCCGGTGACTACGGCGAAGATGAAGTGGCGGTGGTGGAACGCCAGCGCATGGCAGCACAGCTGGCGCAGGAAATACCCGGCGCAGTGTTTATGAACCAGTCAGATAACGCGGCGAATGCGGGCGGCTATGCCGATTTTGTCCGCGAGCTGTTCAGCCAGATTGGCAAGATCGACGCGTTTGTTGGCTGCGTGGGCACCGGCGGATCGATGACCGGCATTTCACACGGTCTGAAAGTCCATAACCCGGATATCACGACCATTGCGGTTGAACCGGTGGGCTCTATCGTCTTTGGGCACCCCGGCAAACCTTATTATCAGTCCGGCACCGGTACGCCTGCGGGGGATACCGTGGGGCTGGTGCTGGATTACAGCTGCATCGACTGTGGTGAGCAGGTGTCGGATACGCAGGCGTTTGAAACGGCACGCTATATCGCACGGCATTACGGCTTGCTGGTCGGCGGTTCGACGGGCGGGGTGATCTATAAAGCGCTGGAACTGATCTATCAGGATCGTATCGGCGGCAACGTGGTACTGGCGATTGCCGACGGCGGGGAAAAATACCTGCACACGGTGTTTAACGAAGAGTGGCTGGCGGCGCGTAATCTGATAGATAGCGGTGTGTGGCACGATCTGGATCGCTGGCTCGGCAACGCGATTTCTCTGGAGCAGGCAAGCTAA
- a CDS encoding Y4yA family PLP-dependent enzyme encodes MSNLFSFAAVSSLPVAQAHWPERLTPYLDSEIEQFLFNSPQRLSWLVEQYGSPLNIVWPHTVANNIAALRTVLQRYDVDCRLYYGAKVNKSPGLVQAAVNAGVGVDVSSLQELKDALRAGSDGARLCATGPAKTREFLTELVHHRALIVLDSPEEFDEVLALADLLRVSEPVRVLLRYRPSFAQNSRFGMLADEVALCLEALSTRQDAFHLEGFHFHLGGYEPETRVAALAEVLPLLDRARSKGLQPAIIDIGGGLPIQYLSASRYQDYVAKQNGADYRHGQVPTSFYPYGGERSAADYLDVFLSASIGQNRVADVLKQYGLILAIEPGRSLADQSAITVFRVTRTRRQPDGNHVVFVEGSSFSACETWFNSEFLIDPLHVFSVKKDTRPTPGKAWIAGHSCLDDDVITNRLIHFRTVPQPGDLLIYANTAGYQMDLLENAFHRHPLPARLCAFKGKKGELIFSSDN; translated from the coding sequence ATGAGCAACCTGTTTAGCTTTGCCGCAGTGTCTTCCCTCCCTGTTGCTCAGGCCCACTGGCCTGAGAGACTGACACCTTATTTGGATAGTGAGATTGAGCAGTTTCTTTTCAACTCGCCGCAAAGGCTGTCATGGTTGGTTGAGCAGTATGGGTCGCCGCTGAATATTGTTTGGCCGCACACCGTGGCCAACAATATTGCGGCATTGCGAACGGTGTTGCAGCGTTACGATGTGGACTGCCGCCTGTACTACGGCGCGAAGGTGAATAAATCACCGGGGCTGGTACAGGCGGCAGTTAACGCGGGCGTTGGGGTGGATGTTTCCAGTTTACAGGAACTGAAAGATGCGCTGCGCGCAGGCAGTGACGGCGCGCGGTTGTGCGCCACAGGACCGGCCAAAACGCGCGAGTTCCTGACGGAACTGGTTCATCACCGCGCGCTTATCGTGCTGGATTCGCCGGAAGAGTTCGATGAGGTGCTCGCGCTGGCGGATTTACTGCGCGTGTCGGAGCCGGTGCGGGTTCTGCTGCGCTATCGTCCGTCGTTCGCACAAAACAGCCGGTTTGGCATGCTGGCCGATGAGGTCGCGCTCTGTCTGGAGGCGTTGAGTACCCGACAGGATGCGTTTCATCTGGAAGGTTTCCATTTCCATCTGGGCGGCTATGAGCCCGAGACTCGCGTAGCCGCACTGGCTGAGGTGTTGCCATTACTGGATCGTGCGCGGTCAAAGGGATTGCAGCCCGCTATTATTGATATCGGCGGTGGCTTGCCGATTCAATATCTTTCGGCTTCACGCTATCAGGATTATGTCGCGAAGCAGAATGGAGCGGACTATCGCCACGGTCAGGTGCCGACCTCGTTTTATCCGTACGGAGGTGAGCGCTCGGCTGCCGACTATCTTGACGTCTTCCTGTCTGCGTCAATCGGGCAGAACCGTGTCGCGGACGTACTAAAGCAATACGGCCTGATTCTGGCGATTGAGCCGGGACGCAGTCTGGCCGATCAAAGTGCGATTACCGTGTTTCGCGTTACGCGCACGCGCCGCCAGCCAGATGGCAACCACGTCGTGTTTGTCGAAGGCAGCAGCTTCAGCGCGTGTGAAACCTGGTTTAACTCTGAGTTTTTGATTGATCCTCTGCATGTTTTTTCCGTCAAAAAAGACACGCGTCCGACGCCGGGTAAAGCCTGGATCGCCGGACACAGCTGTCTGGACGACGATGTCATTACGAACCGATTGATTCATTTTCGAACCGTGCCGCAGCCTGGCGATTTACTGATTTACGCGAATACGGCGGGATACCAGATGGACCTGCTGGAAAACGCGTTTCATCGGCATCCGCTGCCTGCGCGCCTGTGTGCGTTCAAAGGTAAGAAAGGTGAGCTGATTTTTTCCAGTGATAACTGA
- a CDS encoding TonB-dependent receptor, translating to MNARKNFTPPTGKTRFPIPSALAVAVTAVLGGIAIPAQAATGERDDSTIVVEAKDAEAVQGLVAGGMSARSSNTGLLGKKDVMDTPFNVSNMTSSFIENKQAQTLGQVVAHDASVRVSSSQGGLLDSYYIRGFPLNEGNLSDIAMNGVYGVAPNYQLMTDYIERVEVLKGPSALLYGLSPNSSVGGVINAVTKRPTTAGNLTRLTTSWQSDSQLTQHADISRVYALDNNNLLGVRFNGNYGYGDTVWDGSDKRTQVGALGLDFSSERFRATLDLITQHLKTRAPSRPYLFAAGVTVPDAPDGNTNISQPWGFWHSKDQSVLLHTEYDLADNVTWFTDLGGSSAHVSRLSEQVPQVTNNNGDVSSAVGNYRFTTSRYTLATGVRADVETGSVTHKLSAQTSYYRDRQATGIGNGTAISSNIYNPVSSPAQNVDAPPSVYKRSSTALSGIALADTLGFWNDTLQVTGGLRYQQIKSDNFVPGSSAPSSSYDKNAITPMVGVVVKPWQHVSLYANYIEGLSKGDIAPANASNAGQVLSPYKSKQYEAGVKVDALGTISTLSVFQITKPSGALVDGTFVEANEQRNRGIELDVVGSPLEDLRLTGGVMLLDAELTKSVTPGAQGKRAPGTSRFQANAGVEYDLPFLRDLTLNANVTHNGKQNVNTINTQSIPSWTTVDFGARYKTKISNTPTTFRADVLNAFDRNYWSGVTSFSTVSQGTPRTLMLSVAVDF from the coding sequence ATGAACGCCAGGAAGAACTTCACTCCACCTACTGGGAAGACCCGTTTTCCTATTCCCTCCGCGTTGGCCGTCGCTGTAACGGCTGTGCTAGGCGGCATCGCGATACCCGCGCAGGCTGCAACGGGCGAGCGCGATGATTCCACTATCGTGGTGGAAGCCAAAGATGCGGAAGCCGTGCAGGGGCTGGTCGCGGGCGGCATGTCGGCGCGGTCGTCCAATACCGGGCTGCTGGGCAAAAAGGACGTTATGGATACGCCGTTTAACGTCAGCAACATGACCTCATCGTTTATTGAAAATAAACAGGCTCAGACGCTGGGGCAGGTGGTTGCGCATGACGCCTCGGTGCGGGTCAGTAGTTCTCAGGGCGGTCTGCTGGATTCCTACTACATCCGAGGTTTTCCACTCAACGAAGGAAACCTGAGTGACATCGCCATGAACGGTGTCTATGGTGTCGCGCCTAACTATCAACTGATGACCGACTACATCGAGCGCGTGGAAGTGCTAAAAGGGCCATCGGCGCTGTTATATGGGCTGTCGCCTAACAGCAGCGTGGGTGGCGTGATTAATGCCGTCACCAAACGTCCGACTACCGCAGGCAATCTGACCCGTCTTACCACCAGTTGGCAGTCTGATTCCCAACTCACGCAGCATGCGGATATCTCTCGCGTCTATGCGCTGGACAATAATAATCTGCTCGGCGTGCGTTTTAACGGCAATTACGGCTACGGCGACACGGTATGGGATGGCAGCGACAAGCGTACCCAGGTCGGCGCACTCGGGCTGGATTTCTCTTCAGAACGCTTTCGCGCCACGCTGGATCTCATTACCCAGCACCTGAAAACCCGTGCGCCGTCTCGTCCCTATTTGTTTGCGGCGGGGGTGACCGTGCCCGATGCGCCGGATGGCAACACCAATATTTCCCAGCCGTGGGGATTCTGGCACTCCAAAGATCAGTCGGTGCTGCTGCATACCGAATACGATTTGGCGGATAACGTCACCTGGTTTACCGATTTGGGCGGTTCCAGCGCACACGTAAGCCGTTTGTCTGAGCAGGTGCCGCAGGTCACGAATAATAATGGCGATGTGAGTTCCGCTGTGGGCAATTATCGCTTTACTACCAGCCGCTACACGCTGGCGACCGGTGTTCGCGCGGATGTGGAAACGGGCTCGGTGACGCACAAGCTGTCTGCCCAGACCAGCTACTATCGCGATCGTCAGGCGACCGGTATCGGCAACGGAACAGCCATTAGCTCGAATATTTACAATCCGGTTTCTTCACCTGCGCAGAATGTCGATGCGCCACCAAGTGTGTATAAACGCTCTTCCACCGCGCTATCGGGTATCGCATTGGCGGATACGCTCGGCTTCTGGAACGATACGCTGCAAGTGACGGGCGGATTGCGTTATCAGCAGATCAAGTCGGATAACTTTGTTCCCGGCAGTAGTGCGCCATCATCGTCCTACGACAAAAATGCGATAACGCCGATGGTAGGTGTCGTGGTTAAACCCTGGCAGCACGTCTCACTCTACGCCAACTACATCGAGGGGCTGAGCAAAGGGGATATTGCACCTGCGAATGCGAGCAATGCAGGCCAGGTGCTGTCGCCGTATAAGAGCAAGCAGTACGAAGCCGGGGTGAAAGTGGACGCGCTGGGGACGATCTCCACGCTGAGCGTTTTCCAGATCACCAAGCCGAGCGGTGCACTGGTTGATGGTACGTTTGTTGAAGCCAACGAACAACGCAATCGGGGTATCGAGCTGGATGTGGTCGGTTCACCGCTGGAAGATCTGCGTCTGACCGGTGGCGTGATGCTGCTGGATGCCGAGCTGACCAAAAGCGTGACGCCGGGAGCACAGGGCAAACGCGCGCCGGGTACGTCGCGTTTTCAGGCTAACGCCGGGGTGGAATATGACCTGCCGTTCCTGCGCGATCTGACGCTCAACGCCAACGTCACCCATAACGGGAAGCAGAACGTCAATACCATCAATACCCAATCTATTCCTTCCTGGACCACCGTTGATTTTGGCGCACGTTACAAGACGAAAATCTCTAACACGCCTACCACGTTCCGTGCCGATGTGCTTAACGCCTTTGACCGCAACTACTGGTCTGGCGTGACGTCGTTCAGCACGGTATCGCAAGGAACGCCGCGGACGCTGATGCTGTCCGTCGCGGTTGATTTCTAA
- a CDS encoding IucA/IucC family protein: MNIKADDVKHRDIHQDVDDFLSDYSNKNALRRLIRCFFAEGILNRDDLTFIAGNSKGATLNLQGGKGILKFDDISPSPANTYINNGNIYHINSDGTSFPVTNHDRLIDLLRDNFDFRPEESGISGLKKDVGNSIRNDTNARRYRCQWRAEVADAMQRDGQEYFTQWLRRQLSTRDAAMFLDQWGSLEGHPYYPTWKSRPGLSDEDVQQLSPEFNARVPLRITALRRDMAYVECMPHVDDFHSWFAQAFPALWQDWKQRLNQQGLDETQWLPLPIHSWHLENWVKSHYADEIAEGILLTDGPDLITLPGMSFRTVLPVEPPASPFIKLPVAIWMTSEMRSLQAKSIQMGPRISTIIDAILAQEGGFEQRLEFFREEAAFHYKHAIHQDDAPGKHLSVVFRDARVYERTDGALPVTVATLFTALPHRDQPLFTELVTLSGLGVEAWFRQYVRAITRPVIAIYLLYGIGLEAHQQNSQILFSPEGVAQGLLIRDFGDGRTYAPLLRQRGHHLQPYVWPGILPTVFEDDIEPVRMFVVDACFVSHLHELALALSAEYGFADARLWQVMKEETAAAFDAVKPRVDGELWQTERDMFLTQPWYTRSLLRMHIQEYRDYRIQHGLSNPFVTEGEETRVEP; this comes from the coding sequence ATGAATATCAAGGCTGACGATGTTAAACACAGGGATATACATCAGGATGTAGATGATTTTCTTTCTGATTATTCAAATAAAAATGCGTTAAGGCGATTGATTCGCTGTTTTTTTGCAGAGGGAATTTTGAATAGGGATGACCTGACATTTATTGCGGGTAATTCCAAAGGAGCAACACTAAATTTGCAAGGTGGCAAAGGTATATTGAAATTTGATGATATTTCCCCATCACCGGCAAACACTTATATTAATAATGGAAATATTTATCACATTAATTCAGATGGCACGTCTTTTCCCGTCACCAACCACGATCGATTAATTGATTTACTTCGGGATAATTTTGATTTTCGCCCTGAAGAGAGCGGTATCAGCGGCCTGAAAAAAGATGTTGGTAACAGTATTCGTAATGATACCAATGCCCGGCGCTATCGGTGCCAATGGCGTGCTGAGGTGGCTGATGCCATGCAGCGGGACGGGCAGGAATATTTCACGCAATGGTTGCGCCGGCAGTTAAGTACTCGCGATGCCGCCATGTTCCTCGATCAGTGGGGATCGCTGGAAGGCCACCCCTACTACCCAACCTGGAAATCCCGCCCTGGCCTGAGTGATGAGGATGTCCAGCAACTGTCACCCGAATTCAATGCCCGCGTGCCGTTGCGTATTACCGCACTGCGCCGCGATATGGCGTATGTGGAATGCATGCCGCACGTCGATGATTTTCATTCGTGGTTTGCTCAGGCATTTCCTGCACTCTGGCAGGATTGGAAGCAGCGCCTGAATCAGCAAGGGCTGGATGAAACGCAGTGGCTCCCGCTGCCCATCCATAGCTGGCATCTGGAAAACTGGGTGAAATCCCACTACGCGGATGAGATCGCCGAAGGGATTTTACTCACCGACGGCCCGGATCTCATTACGCTGCCGGGGATGTCATTCCGTACCGTCTTACCTGTTGAACCGCCCGCTTCTCCCTTCATCAAACTGCCTGTCGCTATCTGGATGACCAGCGAAATGCGTAGCTTGCAGGCGAAATCCATCCAGATGGGGCCGCGTATCAGCACCATTATCGACGCGATTCTGGCACAGGAAGGCGGGTTTGAGCAGCGGCTGGAATTTTTCCGCGAAGAGGCCGCGTTCCACTACAAGCACGCGATTCATCAGGATGATGCACCGGGTAAGCATCTTTCTGTCGTCTTCCGCGATGCCCGCGTTTATGAACGAACCGACGGCGCGCTGCCCGTGACCGTCGCCACGCTGTTTACAGCGCTGCCTCACCGCGACCAGCCGCTGTTTACCGAGCTCGTGACGCTGTCTGGGCTTGGCGTTGAAGCGTGGTTCCGTCAATACGTTCGCGCGATTACCCGGCCAGTCATCGCTATCTATCTGCTGTACGGCATCGGGTTGGAAGCGCATCAGCAGAACAGCCAGATCCTCTTTTCTCCCGAAGGTGTCGCGCAGGGGCTGTTAATCCGCGATTTCGGCGACGGACGCACCTACGCGCCGCTGCTGCGCCAGCGTGGTCATCATCTGCAACCCTACGTCTGGCCCGGCATTCTGCCAACGGTATTTGAAGACGACATCGAACCGGTGCGGATGTTTGTCGTCGATGCCTGTTTTGTCAGTCACCTACACGAACTGGCGCTGGCGCTGAGTGCGGAATACGGCTTTGCCGATGCCCGGCTGTGGCAGGTGATGAAAGAAGAAACCGCCGCGGCGTTTGATGCGGTGAAGCCGCGCGTTGATGGCGAGCTGTGGCAGACCGAACGCGACATGTTTCTGACCCAGCCCTGGTATACGCGTTCGCTGCTGCGAATGCATATCCAGGAATATCGCGACTACCGAATTCAGCACGGCCTGAGCAATCCCTTCGTTACGGAAGGGGAGGAAACTCGCGTCGAGCCGTGA